One stretch of Ananas comosus cultivar F153 linkage group 6, ASM154086v1, whole genome shotgun sequence DNA includes these proteins:
- the LOC109711156 gene encoding RING-H2 finger protein ATL47-like — MTVVAFPTSLKRNSAPYSSSQISPPTPISSSSTSVRFLIKKHSSSSSSSSSSFRANHRRNPAASSEGLQRQLQQLFHLHDSGLDQSLIDLLPIFPYREILGPKEPFDCAVCLCEFAAEDRLRLLPLCGHAFHLSCIDTWLLSNSTCPLCRGVLFAPDDAVENPIFDFGYSSAEVLEQDEEIGCEKRVFSLRLGKFRNLSKRDSGDGDGNGDGAEDGNGDPTANNNIVRREEGESSSSNLDARRCFSMGSYQYVLGDFNLRVALQSGGNTNSARNEVSEGKRICVGSKGDSFSVSKIWQWSNNKGGKFPVISSSDASFVGESSPPMGRRYGDSVNVRELSRV; from the exons atgaccgTTGTAGCTTTCCCCACTAGTTTGAAGAGGAACTCGGCGCCGTATTCTTCGTCCCAAATATCCCCTCCAACGccgatttcttcttcttctacatcTG TGAGGTTCCTCATAAAGAAGcactcttcctcttcctcctcttcctcctcttcgttCCGCGCAAATCACCGCCGCAACCCCGCGGCCTCCTCCGAAGGCCTGCAGCGGCAGCTGCAGCAGCTCTTCCACCTCCACGACTCCGGCCTCGACCAATCCCTCATTGACCTTCTCCCCATCTTCCCCTACCGAGAGATCCTCGGCCCCAAAGAGCCGTTCGATTGCGCCGTGTGCTTGTGCGAATTCGCCGCCGAGGATCGCCTCCGCTTGCTGCCGCTCTGCGGCCACGCGTTCCACCTCAGCTGCATTGACACATGGCTATTGTCGAATTCGACGTGCCCGCTCTGCAGGGGGGTGCTCTTCGCTCCTGACGACGCGGTCGAGAACCCGATCTTCGATTTCGGGTATTCGAGTGCAGAGGTTTTGGAGCAGGACGAGGAGATCGGTTGCGAGAAGCGGGTGTTCTCCTTAAGGCTTGGCAAGTTCAGGAATTTGAGTAAAAGAGACAGCGGCGATGGCGACGGCAATGGCGATGGCGCTGAGGATGGTAATGGGGATCCTActgctaataataatattgtgaggagagaggaaggagagagtagtagtagtaattTGGATGCAAGGAGATGCTTCTCCATGGGTTCTTATCAGTATGTTCTTGGGGATTTTAATCTCAGAGTGGCTCTACAAAGCGGTGGAAATACGAATTCGGCGAGGAATGAGGTTTCGGAGGGGAAGAGGATATGTGTTGGGAGCAAAGGTGATAGCTTTTCGGTGTCGAAGATTTGGCAATGGTCTAATAACAAGGGCGGGAAGTTTCCCGTAATCTCTTCTTCGGATGCTTCGTTCGTCGGAGAGAGCTCGCCCCCGATGGGGAGGAGGTACGGAGATTCGGTAAACGTGCGTGAACTCTCAAGAGTTTAA
- the LOC109712200 gene encoding uncharacterized protein LOC109712200, producing the protein MALIFTPFAYWLWGGKDQENPNSSPALASDFPSGFRDLDSVKLPSVNRPKMRSSSRRIKRKWQSREERRIDREYDIVLVPSDGGCMSGSESDDSDWSIGWLEPHAPEFQSERETENSFAVLVPCYGRGRCEQAENSKNRALGAGDLANEYLAERKNYIEQWLSSLQSS; encoded by the exons ATGGCCCTGATTTTTACCCCCTTTGCTTACTGGCTTTGGGGAGGGAAAGATCAAGAAAACCCTAATTCATCCCCTGCCTTGGCTTCCGATTTCCCGTCGGGATTTAGGGATTTAGATTCTGTGAAGTTGCCGTCGGTTAACAGGCCGAAGATGCGGTCCTCCTCGAGAAGGATCAAGAGGAAATGGCAAAGCAGGGAGGAACGACGGATCGATCGGGAGTACGACATAGTTTTGGTGCCCTCGGATGGAGGGTGCATGTCGGGGTCTGAATCAGATGATTCAGATTGGTCGATCGGATGGTTAGAGCCCCACGCGCCAGAATTTCAAAGCGAGCGTGAAACAGAGAACAGCTTTGCTGTCTTAGTTCCTTGCTATGGGCGCGGTCGGTGTGAGCAGgccgaaaattctaaaaatcgTGCCTTGGGTGCAGGAGATCTCGCAAATGAGTATCTTGCTG AGCGCAAGAATTACATCGAACAGTGGCTTTCATCTCTTCAGAGCTCGTAA
- the LOC109712198 gene encoding kinesin-like protein KIN-4C isoform X1, whose product MESSEEGKAPQKECVKVAVNVRPLITAELLNGCTDCVTVVPGEPQVQIGSYAFTYDHVYGSSGSPYSSLFEECVLPLVDALFSGYNATVLAYGQTGSGKTYTMGTNYTGESNCGGIIPLVIETIFKKVEMMKDSTEFLIRVSFIEIFKEEVFDLLDSQSHAALRTEVGSVAKMTAPSRAPIQIRETANGGITLAGVTEAEVRTKEEMASYLTRGSLSRATGSTNMNSQSSRSHAIFTICIEQKRISNNSSNGVVMSDVGDDILFAKLHLVDLAGSERAKRTGADGLRLKEGIHINRGLLALGNVISALGDEKKRKEGGHVPYRDSKLTRLLQDSLGGNSKTVMIACISPADSNAEETINTLKYANRARNIQNKAVINRDPVTAEMQRMRSQLEHLQAELLFCRSGGSALEELQVLQHRIAVLEVRNKELYQELKERQITCEQFAQRALEAQVEKDKLVLKIESARNGKPWDEIDKTDETQELDLVKNYVAKIQQLETQLVQVQNRCRNGIQDRLVLEKDMLLNDLTPSCEGETIDVSIEAEEDEKEREHSSLQDRLDKELQELDKRLEQKEAEMKQFARVDTSVLKQHYEKKLLELEHEKKALQKEIEDLRFNLANISSSSDECAQKLKEDYLQKLNMLEAQVAELKKKQDAQAQLLRQKQKSDEAARRLQEEIQRIKSQKVQLQHKIKQESEQFRIWKASREKEVLQLKKEGRRNEYEMHKLLALNQRQKMVLQRKTEEASLATKRLKELLEAKKASSREISAPGSANGPGIQALMQAIEHELEVTVRVHEVRLEYERQMQERAAMSKEVARLKEESEMFKQKLMSDCPQTMSPSARSSRISALENMLATSSSTLVSMASQLSEAEERERLFSGRGRWNQVRSLAEAKNAMNYLFNLASSSRCQLRDKDVSCREKDAVISELKEKVVRLNGMVRQLEAQVKELHNLNMQEFSGKTTVKNSDETIGNGTLNSEEDGRSYALRKAPRTSQFFMQGRHSNFAFLDDMDISESEHSEEGEQDAEDGSDSDWVESSKKIATKRSKAAALLKPKSDDISGEVNIKPEMPSEEGRPEIEKNGPGLCCSCSKVSSCKTRKCECRAAGSICGGYCGCVSSKCANREGEFIKEEMDGLSCIDAAESGESYSSSDHVDDEKTMEMVSHGAMLLQRALTENQIKENLDGKPRRPLSDIGNTVVKEKGTKPKQRKNWRKSTIQLVPAEPPPPALPENNEAPRIRDDIPLRLPRAMDSAPLDNNNPLADRNAAKHDESVSTNKENRSVVPPRSPFRSRKVTDEKENQMK is encoded by the exons ATGGAGAGCTCAGAGGAGGGGAAAGCTCCCCAGAAGGAATGCGTTAAGGTCGCTGTCAACGTTCGGCCTCTCATCACCGCTGAGCTCCTCAATGGATGCACCGATTGTGTTACCGTTGTCCCAGGGGAACCCCAG GTGCAAATTGGTTCATATGCTTTCACATATGACCATGTCTATGGTAGTTCAGGCTCTCCATACTCTTCCTTATTTGAAGAATGCGTTCTTCCGCTTGTTGATGCATTATTCAGTGGTTATAATGCCACCGTCCTTGCTTACGGGCAG ACTGGTTCTGGTAAGACTTATACAATGGGGACTAACTATACTGGCGAATCCAATTGTGGAGGAATCATACCACTAGTAATTGAAACTATATTTAAGAAAGTCGAAATGATGAAGGACTCCACAGAGTTTCTCATTAGGGTCTCATTCATTGAG attttcaaGGAGGAAGTCTTTGATTTATTAGACTCTCAGTCTCATGCAGCTTTAAGAACTGAGGTTGGGTCTGTTGCTAAGATGACTGCACCTTCTAGAGCACCCATCCAAATCAGAGAGACAGCAAATGGTGGGATCACTCTCGCAGGTGTTACCGAAGCAGAAGTCAGAACAAAAGAGGAGATGGCATCATATTTAACTCGAGGATCCCTTTCCCGTGCAACGGGAAGCACTAATATGAATAGTCAATCAAG TCGTTCACACGCCATCTTTACGATTTGCATCGAGCAAAAGAGAATCTCCAATAACTCATCTAATGGTGTGGTTATGAGTGATGTTGGTGATGACATTTTGTTCGCAAAGCTTCATCTGGTGGATCTTGCTGGTTCAGAACGTGCAAAACGTACAGGAGCTGATGGACTTAGACTTAAAGAAG GAATACATATAAACAGGGGCTTGCTAGCTCTTGGTAATGTTATTAGTGCATTGGGTGAtgagaaaaagaggaaagaaggAGGCCATGTTCCTTATCGCGATAGCAAATTAACTCGTCTATTGCAG GACTCTCTTGGAGGAAACAGCAAAACTGTCATGATTG CTTGCATTAGCCCTGCTGATTCAAATGCTGAAGAGACAATAAACACTCTCAAGTATGCAAATCGTGCACGCAATATTCAGAATAAAGCGGTG ATAAACCGTGACCCAGTAACTGCCGAAATGCAAAGAATGCGCAGTCAGTTGGAGCACTTGCAGGCTGAACTCCTATTTTGTCGCAGTGGAGGTTCAGCACTCGAGGAACTTCAG GTTCTTCAACACAGAATAGCTGTGCTTGAGGTAAGAAATAAAGAGCTTTATCAGGAGCTAAAGGAGCGTCAGATAACCTGTGAGCAGTTTGCTCAACGGGCACTTGAAGCTCAG GTGGAAAAGGATAAACTTGTTTTGAAGATTGAATCAGCACGCAATGGAAAACCGTGGGACGAGATTGATAAAACAGATGAGACACAA GAACTAGACCTAGTGAAGAATTATGTAGCAAAGATTCAACAATTGGAGACACAGCTGGTGCAGGTTCAGAATCGCTGCAGAAATGGTATCCAGGATCGCCTTGTGTTGGAGAAAGACATGCTTTTAAATGATTTAACTCCAAGTTGTGAGGGAGAAACCATTGATGTTTCCA TTGAAGCTGAAGAAGACGAAAAGGAAAGGGAACATTCATCACTACAAGATAGGCTTGATAAAGAGCTTCAGGAACTAGACAAGCGGCTTGAACAAAAGGAG GCGGAGATGAAACAGTTTGCAAGAGTTGATACATCAGTTCTCAAACAGCATTATGAAAAAAAGCTTTTAGAATTGGAGCACGAAAAGAAAGCACTGCAG AAAGAGATTGAGGATCTTCGTTTCAACCTTGCAAATATATCTTCTTCCTCTGATGAGTGTGCTCAAAAGTTGAAGGAAGATTATCTTCAAAAATTGAACATGCTTGAAGCTCAG GTTGCTGAGTTGAAAAAGAAGCAAGACGCTCAAGCACAGTTACtaagacaaaaacaaaaaagtgatGAAGCAGCTAGACGTTTGCAAGAAGAAATTCAGCGGATAAAATCTCAGAAG GTTCAACTTCAACACAAGATCAAACAAGAATCTGAACAATTCAGAATATGGAAGGCATCACGAGAAAAAGAAGTCCTACAG CTCAAAAAGGAAGGACGAAGAAATGAGTATGAGATGCATAAGCTTTTAGCCTTAAACCAAAGGCAAAAGATG GTTTTGCAGCGGAAAACTGAAGAAGCTTCTTTGGCTACCAAAAGATTGAAGGAGCTGTTAGAAGCAAAGAAAGCTTCCTCTCGTGAGATATCTG CTCCAGGGAGCGCAAATGGTCCAGGGATTCAG GCCCTGATGCAAGCTATTGAACATGAGCTTGAAGTTACAGTAAGGGTGCATGAAGTTCGTTTGGAATATGAGCGACAAATGCAAGA GAGAGCTGCAATGTCTAAGGAGGTAGCAAGGCTGAAAGAAGAATCAGAAATGTTTAAACAGAAGCTTATGAG TGATTGTCCTCAAACAATGTCCCCAAGTGCGAGAAGTTCGAGGATCTCGGCCCTGGAAAATATGCTAGCAACATCTTCTAGCACACTTGTTTCCATGGCCTCTCAACTGTCGGAAGCTGAGGAGCGTGAGCGGTTATTTAGTGGCAGAGGGAGATGGAACCAAGTTAGGTCGCTTGCGGAAGCAAAGAATGCAATGAATTATTTGTTTAACCTCGCGTCCTCCTCGAG GTGTCAATTACGAGATAAAGATGTGAGCTGTAGGGAGAAGGATGCAGTAATAAGCGAGCTCAAGGAAAAGGTGGTCAGGCTTAATGGCATGGTTAGACAATTGGAAGCACAAGTGAAGGAACTCCACAACCTAAATATGCAG GAATTTTCTGGTAAGACGACTGTGAAGAACTCAGATGAAACCATTGGTAATGGAACATTAAACTCTGAAGAAGATGGGCGATCCTATGCTCTGCGAAAG GCTCCTCGAACCTCCCAATTTTTTATGCAAGGCAGGCATAGTAACTTCGCCTTCTTGGACGACATGGACATATCAGAATCTGAGCATTCAGAGGAGGGTGAACAGGATGCAGAAGATGGGTCAGATTCAGATTGGGTGGAATCGAGTAAAAAGATTGCTACCAAGCGATCTAAAGCAGCTGCCCTACTAAAACCCAAGTCGGATGATATTTCTGGTGAGGTAAATATAAAACCGGAAATGCCAAGTGAAGAAGGAAGACCAGAGATTGAAAAGAATGGCCCCGGCCTGTGTTGCTCTTGCTCGAAAGTCTCTTCGTGCAAGACTCGGAAATGCGAGTGTCGGGCTGCAGGTAGTATTTGTGGCGGCTATTGCGGTTGTGTATCATCAAAGTGTGCCAATAGAGAAGGTGAATTTATCAAGGAAGAGATGGACGGATTATCTTGCATAGATGCTGCTGAATCTGGTGAGAGTTATTCGTCCTCAGATCATGTAGATGACGAGAAGACAATGGAAATGGTATCTCATGGAGCGATGCTGCTGCAAAGAGCACTCACAGAGAATCAGATCAAAGAAAATCTAGATGGAAAACCAAGAAGACCCTTATCTGATATTGGAAACACTGTG GTCAAAGAGAAAGGAACAAAACCAAAGCAGAGGAAAAACTGGCGCAAGTCGACAATTCAGCTTGTTCCGGCAGAACCTCCTCCTCCCGCCTTGCCAGAAAACAATGAAGCTCCAAGGATTAGGGATGATATCCCGCTTAGACTACCACGAGCAATGGATTCAGCTCCCTTGGATAACAACAATCCTCTAGCAGATCGAAATGCTGCTAAGCACGATGAATCGGTGAGCACCAATAAGGAGAACAGAAGTGTGGTTCCTCCGCGATCACCCTTTCGGTCAAGAAAGGTCACTGATGAGAAAGAAAATCAGATGAAGTAA
- the LOC109712198 gene encoding kinesin-like protein KIN-4C isoform X2, translating into MESSEEGKAPQKECVKVAVNVRPLITAELLNGCTDCVTVVPGEPQVQIGSYAFTYDHVYGSSGSPYSSLFEECVLPLVDALFSGYNATVLAYGQTGSGKTYTMGTNYTGESNCGGIIPLVIETIFKKVEMMKDSTEFLIRVSFIEIFKEEVFDLLDSQSHAALRTEVGSVAKMTAPSRAPIQIRETANGGITLAGVTEAEVRTKEEMASYLTRGSLSRATGSTNMNSQSSRSHAIFTICIEQKRISNNSSNGVVMSDVGDDILFAKLHLVDLAGSERAKRTGADGLRLKEGIHINRGLLALGNVISALGDEKKRKEGGHVPYRDSKLTRLLQDSLGGNSKTVMIACISPADSNAEETINTLKYANRARNIQNKAVINRDPVTAEMQRMRSQLEHLQAELLFCRSGGSALEELQVLQHRIAVLEVRNKELYQELKERQITCEQFAQRALEAQVEKDKLVLKIESARNGKPWDEIDKTDETQELDLVKNYVAKIQQLETQLVQVQNRCRNGIQDRLVLEKDMLLNDLTPSCEGETIDVSIEAEEDEKEREHSSLQDRLDKELQELDKRLEQKEAEMKQFARVDTSVLKQHYEKKLLELEHEKKALQKEIEDLRFNLANISSSSDECAQKLKEDYLQKLNMLEAQVAELKKKQDAQAQLLRQKQKSDEAARRLQEEIQRIKSQKVQLQHKIKQESEQFRIWKASREKEVLQLKKEGRRNEYEMHKLLALNQRQKMVLQRKTEEASLATKRLKELLEAKKASSREISGSANGPGIQALMQAIEHELEVTVRVHEVRLEYERQMQERAAMSKEVARLKEESEMFKQKLMSDCPQTMSPSARSSRISALENMLATSSSTLVSMASQLSEAEERERLFSGRGRWNQVRSLAEAKNAMNYLFNLASSSRCQLRDKDVSCREKDAVISELKEKVVRLNGMVRQLEAQVKELHNLNMQEFSGKTTVKNSDETIGNGTLNSEEDGRSYALRKAPRTSQFFMQGRHSNFAFLDDMDISESEHSEEGEQDAEDGSDSDWVESSKKIATKRSKAAALLKPKSDDISGEVNIKPEMPSEEGRPEIEKNGPGLCCSCSKVSSCKTRKCECRAAGSICGGYCGCVSSKCANREGEFIKEEMDGLSCIDAAESGESYSSSDHVDDEKTMEMVSHGAMLLQRALTENQIKENLDGKPRRPLSDIGNTVVKEKGTKPKQRKNWRKSTIQLVPAEPPPPALPENNEAPRIRDDIPLRLPRAMDSAPLDNNNPLADRNAAKHDESVSTNKENRSVVPPRSPFRSRKVTDEKENQMK; encoded by the exons ATGGAGAGCTCAGAGGAGGGGAAAGCTCCCCAGAAGGAATGCGTTAAGGTCGCTGTCAACGTTCGGCCTCTCATCACCGCTGAGCTCCTCAATGGATGCACCGATTGTGTTACCGTTGTCCCAGGGGAACCCCAG GTGCAAATTGGTTCATATGCTTTCACATATGACCATGTCTATGGTAGTTCAGGCTCTCCATACTCTTCCTTATTTGAAGAATGCGTTCTTCCGCTTGTTGATGCATTATTCAGTGGTTATAATGCCACCGTCCTTGCTTACGGGCAG ACTGGTTCTGGTAAGACTTATACAATGGGGACTAACTATACTGGCGAATCCAATTGTGGAGGAATCATACCACTAGTAATTGAAACTATATTTAAGAAAGTCGAAATGATGAAGGACTCCACAGAGTTTCTCATTAGGGTCTCATTCATTGAG attttcaaGGAGGAAGTCTTTGATTTATTAGACTCTCAGTCTCATGCAGCTTTAAGAACTGAGGTTGGGTCTGTTGCTAAGATGACTGCACCTTCTAGAGCACCCATCCAAATCAGAGAGACAGCAAATGGTGGGATCACTCTCGCAGGTGTTACCGAAGCAGAAGTCAGAACAAAAGAGGAGATGGCATCATATTTAACTCGAGGATCCCTTTCCCGTGCAACGGGAAGCACTAATATGAATAGTCAATCAAG TCGTTCACACGCCATCTTTACGATTTGCATCGAGCAAAAGAGAATCTCCAATAACTCATCTAATGGTGTGGTTATGAGTGATGTTGGTGATGACATTTTGTTCGCAAAGCTTCATCTGGTGGATCTTGCTGGTTCAGAACGTGCAAAACGTACAGGAGCTGATGGACTTAGACTTAAAGAAG GAATACATATAAACAGGGGCTTGCTAGCTCTTGGTAATGTTATTAGTGCATTGGGTGAtgagaaaaagaggaaagaaggAGGCCATGTTCCTTATCGCGATAGCAAATTAACTCGTCTATTGCAG GACTCTCTTGGAGGAAACAGCAAAACTGTCATGATTG CTTGCATTAGCCCTGCTGATTCAAATGCTGAAGAGACAATAAACACTCTCAAGTATGCAAATCGTGCACGCAATATTCAGAATAAAGCGGTG ATAAACCGTGACCCAGTAACTGCCGAAATGCAAAGAATGCGCAGTCAGTTGGAGCACTTGCAGGCTGAACTCCTATTTTGTCGCAGTGGAGGTTCAGCACTCGAGGAACTTCAG GTTCTTCAACACAGAATAGCTGTGCTTGAGGTAAGAAATAAAGAGCTTTATCAGGAGCTAAAGGAGCGTCAGATAACCTGTGAGCAGTTTGCTCAACGGGCACTTGAAGCTCAG GTGGAAAAGGATAAACTTGTTTTGAAGATTGAATCAGCACGCAATGGAAAACCGTGGGACGAGATTGATAAAACAGATGAGACACAA GAACTAGACCTAGTGAAGAATTATGTAGCAAAGATTCAACAATTGGAGACACAGCTGGTGCAGGTTCAGAATCGCTGCAGAAATGGTATCCAGGATCGCCTTGTGTTGGAGAAAGACATGCTTTTAAATGATTTAACTCCAAGTTGTGAGGGAGAAACCATTGATGTTTCCA TTGAAGCTGAAGAAGACGAAAAGGAAAGGGAACATTCATCACTACAAGATAGGCTTGATAAAGAGCTTCAGGAACTAGACAAGCGGCTTGAACAAAAGGAG GCGGAGATGAAACAGTTTGCAAGAGTTGATACATCAGTTCTCAAACAGCATTATGAAAAAAAGCTTTTAGAATTGGAGCACGAAAAGAAAGCACTGCAG AAAGAGATTGAGGATCTTCGTTTCAACCTTGCAAATATATCTTCTTCCTCTGATGAGTGTGCTCAAAAGTTGAAGGAAGATTATCTTCAAAAATTGAACATGCTTGAAGCTCAG GTTGCTGAGTTGAAAAAGAAGCAAGACGCTCAAGCACAGTTACtaagacaaaaacaaaaaagtgatGAAGCAGCTAGACGTTTGCAAGAAGAAATTCAGCGGATAAAATCTCAGAAG GTTCAACTTCAACACAAGATCAAACAAGAATCTGAACAATTCAGAATATGGAAGGCATCACGAGAAAAAGAAGTCCTACAG CTCAAAAAGGAAGGACGAAGAAATGAGTATGAGATGCATAAGCTTTTAGCCTTAAACCAAAGGCAAAAGATG GTTTTGCAGCGGAAAACTGAAGAAGCTTCTTTGGCTACCAAAAGATTGAAGGAGCTGTTAGAAGCAAAGAAAGCTTCCTCTCGTGAGATATCTG GGAGCGCAAATGGTCCAGGGATTCAG GCCCTGATGCAAGCTATTGAACATGAGCTTGAAGTTACAGTAAGGGTGCATGAAGTTCGTTTGGAATATGAGCGACAAATGCAAGA GAGAGCTGCAATGTCTAAGGAGGTAGCAAGGCTGAAAGAAGAATCAGAAATGTTTAAACAGAAGCTTATGAG TGATTGTCCTCAAACAATGTCCCCAAGTGCGAGAAGTTCGAGGATCTCGGCCCTGGAAAATATGCTAGCAACATCTTCTAGCACACTTGTTTCCATGGCCTCTCAACTGTCGGAAGCTGAGGAGCGTGAGCGGTTATTTAGTGGCAGAGGGAGATGGAACCAAGTTAGGTCGCTTGCGGAAGCAAAGAATGCAATGAATTATTTGTTTAACCTCGCGTCCTCCTCGAG GTGTCAATTACGAGATAAAGATGTGAGCTGTAGGGAGAAGGATGCAGTAATAAGCGAGCTCAAGGAAAAGGTGGTCAGGCTTAATGGCATGGTTAGACAATTGGAAGCACAAGTGAAGGAACTCCACAACCTAAATATGCAG GAATTTTCTGGTAAGACGACTGTGAAGAACTCAGATGAAACCATTGGTAATGGAACATTAAACTCTGAAGAAGATGGGCGATCCTATGCTCTGCGAAAG GCTCCTCGAACCTCCCAATTTTTTATGCAAGGCAGGCATAGTAACTTCGCCTTCTTGGACGACATGGACATATCAGAATCTGAGCATTCAGAGGAGGGTGAACAGGATGCAGAAGATGGGTCAGATTCAGATTGGGTGGAATCGAGTAAAAAGATTGCTACCAAGCGATCTAAAGCAGCTGCCCTACTAAAACCCAAGTCGGATGATATTTCTGGTGAGGTAAATATAAAACCGGAAATGCCAAGTGAAGAAGGAAGACCAGAGATTGAAAAGAATGGCCCCGGCCTGTGTTGCTCTTGCTCGAAAGTCTCTTCGTGCAAGACTCGGAAATGCGAGTGTCGGGCTGCAGGTAGTATTTGTGGCGGCTATTGCGGTTGTGTATCATCAAAGTGTGCCAATAGAGAAGGTGAATTTATCAAGGAAGAGATGGACGGATTATCTTGCATAGATGCTGCTGAATCTGGTGAGAGTTATTCGTCCTCAGATCATGTAGATGACGAGAAGACAATGGAAATGGTATCTCATGGAGCGATGCTGCTGCAAAGAGCACTCACAGAGAATCAGATCAAAGAAAATCTAGATGGAAAACCAAGAAGACCCTTATCTGATATTGGAAACACTGTG GTCAAAGAGAAAGGAACAAAACCAAAGCAGAGGAAAAACTGGCGCAAGTCGACAATTCAGCTTGTTCCGGCAGAACCTCCTCCTCCCGCCTTGCCAGAAAACAATGAAGCTCCAAGGATTAGGGATGATATCCCGCTTAGACTACCACGAGCAATGGATTCAGCTCCCTTGGATAACAACAATCCTCTAGCAGATCGAAATGCTGCTAAGCACGATGAATCGGTGAGCACCAATAAGGAGAACAGAAGTGTGGTTCCTCCGCGATCACCCTTTCGGTCAAGAAAGGTCACTGATGAGAAAGAAAATCAGATGAAGTAA
- the LOC109711927 gene encoding DCN1-like protein 2: MHKLGRGNRDKVQQFIAISGTSEKVAVQLLKACDWQLERAFDAFFSQPQIRAVTDSRRLEELYNRYKDPYVDMITVDGISLLCEDLQVDPQDIVMLVISWHMKAAIMCEFSRQEFIGGLQSLGIDSIEKFREKLPALRAELKDEQKFHEIYNFAFSWAKEKGQKSLQLDTAIGMWQLLFAEKHWPFVDYWCQFLQAKHNKAISRDTWSQLLEFVKTMDPQLSNYEEDSAWPYLIDEFVEYLTENGIVPSRK; encoded by the exons ATG CACAAATTGGGTAGAGGAAACAGGGATAAAGTCCAGCAGTTCATAGCAATCAGTGGTACCAG TGAGAAGGTCGCTGTTCAGTTACTTAAAGCTTGTGATTGGCAACTAGAGAGGGCTTTTGATGCGTTCTTTAGCCAACCGCAGATTCGAGCAGTGACGGATTCTAGACGTCTTGAAGAGCTTTATAATAGATATAAAG ACCCTTATGTTGACATGATTACGGTGGATGGCATATCTCTTCTCTGCGAAGATTTGCAG GTGGATCCACAAGATATCGTTATG TTGGTTATATCTTGGCATATGAAAGCAGCTATAATGTGTGAATTCTCACGACAAGAGTTTATTGGTGGGCTTCAATCACTTGG GATAGATTCAATTGAGAAGTTCCGTGAAAAATTGCCAGCTTTGCGTGCTGAGCTGAAAGATGAAC AAAAATTTCATGAGATTTACAACTTCGCATTCAGTTGGGCCAAGGAAAAG GGTCAAAAGTCTCTGCAATTGGATACCGCTATTGGCATGTGGCAGTTGCTGTTTGCAGAAAAGCATTGGCCTTTTGTTGATTATTGGTGCCAATTTTTACAG GCCAAGCATAACAAAGCAATCTCCAGGGACACTTGGTCTCAGTTACTGGAATTTGTCAAG ACAATGGATCCTCAACTGTCCAATTATGAGGAGGACAGTGCATGGCCTTATTTAATTGATGAATTCGTGGAATACTTGACTGAGAATGGAATAGTCCCCTCCAGAAAGTGA